In one Mycobacteroides chelonae genomic region, the following are encoded:
- a CDS encoding MarR family winged helix-turn-helix transcriptional regulator — protein sequence MAQQNPDARPDLAALMVPLGRSLIRAELPLLEAHGLSMWAYAVLTALKDNEASSQASLASSIGADRTRIIAVLDDLQDRKLINRQPDPTDRRSNLLSLTAGGRKTVTAVQKAIRENERRILAGVSPADRVVFFRVLSHLAGLDDSEIGPSR from the coding sequence GTGGCGCAACAGAATCCAGATGCCCGGCCTGACCTTGCGGCGCTGATGGTTCCGCTCGGGCGATCATTGATACGGGCGGAGCTGCCGCTGCTGGAAGCCCACGGTCTGTCGATGTGGGCGTACGCCGTGCTGACCGCGCTCAAGGACAACGAAGCGAGTAGTCAGGCCAGTCTGGCCAGTTCCATAGGGGCGGACCGCACCCGGATCATCGCCGTGCTTGACGATCTGCAGGATCGGAAGCTGATCAACCGGCAGCCCGATCCCACTGATCGGCGCAGTAATCTGCTGTCATTGACGGCAGGTGGCCGTAAAACCGTTACCGCAGTGCAGAAAGCGATTCGGGAGAACGAGAGGCGAATCCTGGCCGGTGTCTCCCCGGCAGATCGCGTTGTGTTTTTTCGAGTGCTCTCGCACCTGGCGGGGCTTGATGATTCGGAGATCGGCCCCAGTCGCTAG
- the coaE gene encoding dephospho-CoA kinase translates to MLRIGLTGGIGAGKSTVSRTLAECGAFIVDSDVIAREVVEPGTPGLTALVEAFGESILRPDGALDRPALAAIAFQDDTHRATLNGIVHPLVGSRRAELMAAAGEDAIVVEDIPLLTENSLAPFYHLVLVVHAEIETRVTRLITHRGMDEQDARSRVAAQASDEQRRAIADVWLDNSGDTDALAQTVRDLWAVRLLPYEINLRTRQHVRADPVLAPADPTWPAQAQRIINRLAVACGSKALRIDHIGSTAVPGLEAKDVIDIQVTVESLEVADALAGSLADIGLPRLDRITGDNPHAGDGARWGKRFHASADPGRLAHVHLRVDGWPGQRYALIFRDWLRADPQVRGEYLEVKRLAERTAQESPQDTAAYVEAKEPWFAQAYPRALAWADETGWTPATS, encoded by the coding sequence ATGTTGAGGATCGGCCTGACCGGAGGAATTGGCGCGGGGAAGTCCACGGTGTCCCGGACGCTCGCGGAATGCGGTGCGTTCATCGTGGACAGCGATGTCATCGCGCGCGAAGTGGTCGAACCGGGAACTCCGGGTCTGACAGCGCTCGTGGAGGCCTTCGGTGAATCGATCCTGCGGCCCGATGGGGCGTTGGATCGACCCGCATTGGCCGCAATCGCGTTCCAGGACGACACGCACCGTGCCACGCTCAACGGGATCGTGCACCCGTTGGTCGGATCCCGCCGAGCCGAACTGATGGCCGCCGCCGGTGAGGATGCCATTGTGGTGGAAGACATTCCGTTGCTCACCGAGAACTCATTGGCACCCTTCTATCACCTGGTGCTGGTGGTGCATGCCGAGATCGAGACGCGCGTGACGCGGCTCATCACACATCGCGGCATGGATGAACAGGACGCCCGTTCCCGGGTGGCCGCGCAGGCCAGCGACGAGCAACGGCGCGCCATCGCCGATGTGTGGCTTGATAATTCAGGCGATACCGATGCGCTTGCTCAAACAGTCCGTGATCTGTGGGCCGTCCGGTTGCTGCCCTATGAGATCAATCTGCGGACTCGTCAGCACGTGCGCGCCGACCCGGTGCTGGCTCCCGCCGATCCCACCTGGCCCGCGCAGGCGCAACGCATCATCAATCGTCTCGCCGTGGCGTGCGGGTCCAAGGCTCTGCGGATCGACCACATCGGTTCCACCGCGGTACCGGGACTCGAGGCCAAGGACGTCATCGACATCCAGGTGACGGTTGAATCTCTGGAAGTAGCAGACGCTTTGGCGGGATCTCTGGCCGATATCGGGCTGCCGAGGCTGGACCGGATCACGGGCGATAACCCGCACGCGGGCGATGGCGCGCGCTGGGGTAAGCGTTTCCACGCGTCCGCGGATCCGGGCCGACTCGCGCATGTGCACCTGCGGGTCGACGGCTGGCCGGGTCAGCGTTACGCATTGATCTTCCGGGACTGGTTGCGCGCGGACCCGCAGGTACGCGGGGAGTATCTGGAAGTCAAGCGTCTTGCCGAGCGGACGGCGCAGGAGAGCCCGCAGGACACGGCCGCCTACGTGGAGGCCAAGGAACCCTGGTTCGCGCAGGCGTATCCCCGGGCACTGGCATGGGCCGACGAGACCGGCTGGACGCCAGCGACAAGCTGA
- a CDS encoding flavin-containing monooxygenase, translating into MAEISEHDLLDVLIVGAGISGINAAVRLSAAGRSFHIVERRERIGGTWDLFRYPGIRSDSDIYTLSFGYHPWHERNTIADGADIRDYLENAARDYGIDGQITFSAKVTGADFRTDTDTWAVRVDTPEGPTTYRSRFLYLCTGYYNYDDGYTPQFPGIADFAGKLIHPQHWPEDLDCSGKEVTVIGSGATAVTLVPSLARAGAKVSMLQRSPSYVYPIDRADRVVGLVRKVLPPNLVQHFARIWLGGFSWIMYHVCRRAPGFAKWFIRRRISKRLPADYPVDVHFKPRYNPWDQRVCADTDGDLFEAISAGGVRMVTDTIESFTPSGIRLGSGEELRADVIITATGLNLQIFGGIALSVDGSPIDSPNRFIYKGYLIEGVPNAAWSVGYTNASWTLRADLSARAVVRLLDYMDRRGYTHAYPDRHGEELEARPFFNLSSGYVSRGGDHMPRSGVKGPWAIRHNYVLDLLAFHRDRMDENMRFGTAKSKAVSSAA; encoded by the coding sequence ATGGCCGAGATCTCGGAGCACGACCTGCTTGACGTTCTCATCGTGGGAGCCGGAATATCCGGCATCAATGCCGCTGTCCGATTGAGCGCAGCGGGCCGCAGCTTTCATATCGTCGAGCGCCGGGAACGCATCGGCGGGACCTGGGACCTGTTCCGGTACCCCGGAATCCGATCCGACAGCGATATCTACACACTGAGCTTCGGGTACCACCCCTGGCACGAACGCAATACCATCGCCGACGGCGCCGATATCCGTGACTACCTGGAGAACGCCGCCCGCGATTACGGCATCGACGGCCAGATCACGTTCTCCGCCAAGGTTACTGGGGCCGACTTCCGTACCGATACCGACACCTGGGCGGTGCGGGTGGACACGCCGGAAGGACCGACGACCTACCGGTCCCGATTCCTCTACCTGTGCACCGGTTACTACAACTACGACGACGGCTACACCCCCCAGTTCCCGGGTATCGCCGATTTCGCAGGAAAGCTGATCCACCCCCAGCACTGGCCTGAAGACCTGGATTGCTCGGGCAAGGAGGTAACGGTTATCGGCAGCGGCGCCACGGCGGTCACGCTGGTGCCGTCATTGGCACGTGCCGGAGCAAAGGTGAGTATGTTGCAACGCTCCCCGAGCTACGTCTACCCCATCGACCGGGCAGATCGCGTCGTCGGCCTGGTTCGGAAAGTACTTCCGCCCAATCTTGTTCAGCATTTCGCCCGGATCTGGCTGGGCGGGTTCAGCTGGATCATGTACCACGTCTGCCGTAGGGCTCCGGGATTCGCCAAATGGTTCATCAGGCGCCGGATCTCCAAGCGGCTACCCGCCGACTATCCGGTCGACGTTCACTTCAAGCCGCGGTACAACCCGTGGGATCAGCGCGTATGCGCCGACACCGATGGAGATCTCTTCGAGGCCATCAGCGCTGGTGGTGTTCGCATGGTCACTGACACCATCGAGTCCTTCACGCCGTCGGGCATCCGGCTGGGATCAGGTGAGGAATTGCGTGCCGACGTCATCATCACGGCAACCGGCCTCAACCTTCAGATTTTCGGGGGCATCGCATTGAGCGTGGACGGCTCCCCCATCGATTCTCCAAATCGCTTCATCTACAAGGGATACCTGATCGAAGGGGTACCGAATGCCGCATGGAGCGTCGGTTACACCAATGCGTCATGGACGCTGCGCGCCGATTTGAGTGCGCGGGCGGTGGTACGACTTCTCGACTACATGGACCGCCGCGGTTACACCCACGCCTATCCGGACCGGCACGGCGAGGAGCTCGAAGCCCGACCGTTCTTCAACCTGTCATCGGGCTATGTAAGCCGCGGCGGTGACCACATGCCACGTTCCGGAGTGAAGGGCCCCTGGGCCATCCGGCACAACTATGTGTTGGATCTTCTTGCGTTCCATCGTGATCGAATGGACGAGAACATGCGCTTCGGTACCGCGAAGTCAAAGGCCGTGTCCTCGGCCGCCTAG
- a CDS encoding PrsW family intramembrane metalloprotease — MVSYAPAPAPMPPIPGFPQRIKKVGAPIGVIIALALVTGLILAGLLLSNPVGAMIGLVLSSIAIGVVVLCYLWLDRWEPEPSRLLVLAFTWGASLSVVVSIILELAFGSVFDPEGGTTFAAIAIRAPFIEEAAKGAFLLLMLTGRRRHELNSLTDCLVYAGITAAGFAWLEDIAYIGSGNTVGESVITAILRLGLGPFAHSLFTTMTGIGIYYSLRQRSALAKFLCIGAGYLAAVLMHGLWNGSSFLGFQGYLAVYVLWMVPIFVLMIVVGVRSRRKEQHVVAEKLPGMVAAGLVTPNEATWLGSIKDRKHAIAEARRIGGAPSGAAVKNFAAQVVELAFVRDRIERGSRDPRDIALQTEEAYAVMAARAAAPVLQALSGYRAPATG; from the coding sequence GTGGTGTCCTACGCGCCCGCTCCCGCACCTATGCCACCCATCCCGGGATTTCCCCAGCGGATCAAAAAAGTCGGCGCGCCGATCGGGGTCATCATCGCCCTGGCGCTGGTGACGGGATTGATTCTGGCCGGCCTGCTTCTCTCCAACCCGGTCGGCGCGATGATCGGATTGGTCCTGTCGAGCATCGCGATCGGGGTCGTCGTCCTCTGCTACCTCTGGCTGGACCGATGGGAACCGGAACCCTCGAGGCTCCTTGTACTGGCCTTCACCTGGGGCGCGTCCCTATCCGTCGTCGTCTCGATCATCCTCGAACTGGCCTTTGGGTCCGTTTTCGATCCCGAGGGCGGCACGACCTTCGCGGCGATAGCGATCCGTGCGCCCTTCATCGAAGAAGCTGCCAAGGGCGCCTTTCTGCTTCTGATGTTGACCGGCCGGCGCCGCCACGAACTCAACTCGCTCACCGATTGCCTCGTCTACGCGGGCATCACCGCCGCCGGATTCGCATGGCTCGAAGACATCGCCTACATCGGTAGTGGCAACACTGTTGGCGAGTCGGTAATTACCGCGATCCTGCGGCTGGGACTGGGCCCCTTCGCCCACTCCTTGTTCACCACCATGACGGGTATCGGCATCTACTACTCGCTGCGGCAACGCAGTGCCCTCGCCAAATTCCTGTGCATAGGTGCGGGGTACCTCGCGGCGGTCCTCATGCACGGCCTGTGGAATGGCTCGTCATTTCTCGGATTCCAGGGCTACCTCGCGGTGTACGTGCTGTGGATGGTCCCCATTTTTGTGCTGATGATCGTGGTGGGAGTGCGCAGCAGGCGCAAGGAACAGCATGTCGTCGCCGAGAAACTGCCGGGGATGGTGGCCGCCGGGCTGGTCACCCCCAACGAGGCCACCTGGCTGGGTTCGATCAAGGATCGCAAGCACGCCATCGCCGAAGCCAGACGAATCGGCGGTGCCCCCAGTGGCGCCGCGGTGAAGAACTTCGCGGCACAGGTCGTCGAGCTGGCGTTCGTACGCGACCGCATAGAACGAGGCTCTCGCGACCCGCGCGATATCGCCCTGCAGACCGAAGAGGCATACGCGGTCATGGCCGCCCGGGCCGCCGCTCCGGTCTTGCAAGCACTCTCGGGGTATCGCGCACCTGCCACGGGGTAG
- the rpsA gene encoding 30S ribosomal protein S1, protein MPSPTVTSPQVAVNDIGSAEDFLAAIDKTIKYFNDGDIVEGTIVKVDRDEVLLDIGYKTEGVIPSRELSIKHDVDPNEVVSVGDEVEALVLTKEDKEGRLILSKKRAQYERAWGTIEELKEKDEAVKGTVIEVVKGGLILDIGLRGFLPASLVEMRRVRDLQPYIGKEIEAKIIELDRNRNNVVLSRRAWLEQTQSEVRSEFLNQLTKGAIRKGVVSSIVNFGAFVDLGGVDGLVHVSELSWKHIDHPSEVVQVGDEVTVEVLDVDMDRERVSLSLKATQEDPWRHFARTHAIGQIVPGKVTKLVPFGAFVRVEEGIEGLVHISELSERHVEVPDQVVGVGDDAMVKVIDIDLERRRISLSLKQANEDYTEEFDPSKYGMADSYDEAGNYIFPEGFDSETNEWLEGFDKQREEWEARYAEAERRHKMHTIQMEKSAAAAEAEAAAASSNGSSRSDDSASQGGSLANDEQLAALREKLAGNA, encoded by the coding sequence ATGCCAAGTCCCACCGTGACCTCGCCGCAAGTAGCCGTCAACGACATCGGCTCGGCCGAGGATTTTCTCGCCGCTATCGACAAGACGATCAAGTACTTCAACGATGGCGACATCGTCGAGGGGACCATCGTCAAGGTTGACCGCGACGAAGTTCTTCTTGACATCGGTTACAAGACCGAAGGTGTCATCCCGTCCCGCGAACTGTCGATTAAGCACGATGTCGACCCCAACGAGGTCGTTTCCGTGGGCGACGAGGTCGAGGCCCTGGTCCTCACCAAGGAGGACAAGGAAGGCCGTCTGATCCTGTCCAAGAAGCGCGCTCAGTACGAGCGGGCCTGGGGCACGATCGAAGAGCTTAAGGAGAAGGACGAGGCCGTCAAGGGCACCGTCATCGAGGTCGTCAAGGGCGGCCTGATCCTCGACATCGGCCTGCGCGGCTTCCTGCCCGCGTCGCTGGTCGAGATGCGTCGTGTCCGCGATCTGCAGCCGTACATCGGCAAGGAGATCGAGGCCAAGATCATCGAGCTCGACCGCAACCGCAACAACGTGGTGCTGAGCCGTCGTGCCTGGCTGGAGCAGACCCAGTCCGAGGTGCGCAGCGAGTTCCTCAACCAGCTCACCAAGGGTGCCATCCGCAAGGGTGTCGTGTCCTCGATCGTCAACTTCGGCGCGTTCGTCGATCTCGGAGGGGTTGACGGCCTGGTTCACGTGTCCGAGCTGTCCTGGAAGCACATCGACCACCCGTCCGAGGTGGTTCAGGTGGGCGACGAGGTCACCGTCGAGGTGCTCGACGTCGATATGGACCGCGAGCGGGTTTCGTTGTCACTCAAGGCAACCCAGGAAGACCCGTGGCGTCACTTCGCTCGTACCCACGCCATCGGCCAGATCGTGCCCGGCAAGGTCACCAAGCTGGTGCCGTTCGGTGCGTTCGTCCGCGTGGAAGAGGGCATCGAGGGGCTAGTGCACATCTCCGAGCTGTCCGAGCGCCACGTCGAGGTGCCGGATCAGGTTGTGGGTGTCGGTGACGACGCGATGGTCAAGGTCATCGACATCGACCTGGAGCGTCGCCGCATCTCGCTGAGCCTCAAGCAGGCCAACGAGGACTACACCGAGGAGTTCGACCCCTCGAAGTACGGCATGGCGGACAGCTACGACGAGGCCGGCAACTACATCTTCCCGGAGGGTTTCGACTCCGAGACGAACGAGTGGCTCGAAGGCTTCGACAAGCAGCGTGAAGAGTGGGAGGCCCGGTACGCCGAGGCCGAGCGTCGTCACAAGATGCACACCATTCAGATGGAGAAGTCCGCCGCTGCCGCCGAGGCGGAGGCTGCGGCCGCGTCCTCGAACGGCTCCTCGCGGTCCGATGATTCGGCTTCGCAGGGTGGCTCGCTCGCCAACGACGAGCAGCTCGCCGCACTGCGCGAGAAGCTGGCTGGTAACGCCTAA
- a CDS encoding FAD-dependent oxidoreductase yields the protein MTQVLQTQVCVAGGGPAGLVHALLLARAGINVVVLEKHADFLRDFRGDTVHPTTMRIIDDLGFIDDFLRLPHQKVDHIAFDGDGRLRTFGDFRALKWLGYKQPYIAFMPQWDFLDFLAEKAEQYPEFTLIRNAEVTGLIIDDGRVAGVRTPDLEVHAELVIAADGRTSAVRAASGLDIANESSPMDVLWFRLNRRPGDPDETFAVLRRGLLLAMIHRGDYWQVAHLMPKGAGPQNGSIDAFKERLITARPQLREHVNDLHSWEDTSHLDVRVDRLKTWWRPGLLCIGDAAHAMSPAGGVGINLAVADAVAAANILVGPLRRGRVTDGDLATVQRRRELPTKVVQAFQVFVQDNVIEPVLTGDLSPIKLPFFVGRGPLKFIPPIAVGRGLRPERVHTPDVH from the coding sequence ATGACGCAAGTTCTGCAGACGCAGGTGTGTGTTGCCGGCGGCGGCCCCGCCGGGCTGGTGCATGCACTCCTGCTGGCGAGGGCGGGGATCAACGTCGTCGTCCTGGAAAAGCACGCCGACTTTCTGCGTGATTTCCGCGGGGATACCGTGCACCCCACCACCATGCGCATCATCGATGATCTCGGGTTCATCGATGATTTTCTGCGGCTGCCACACCAGAAGGTCGATCACATCGCCTTCGATGGCGACGGCAGACTGCGCACCTTCGGTGACTTCCGCGCGCTTAAGTGGTTGGGATACAAACAGCCCTACATCGCATTCATGCCCCAGTGGGACTTCCTGGACTTCCTGGCCGAAAAAGCCGAGCAGTACCCGGAATTCACCCTTATCCGTAACGCGGAAGTCACCGGCTTGATCATCGATGATGGCCGCGTGGCCGGGGTACGTACACCGGACCTGGAGGTGCACGCAGAACTGGTCATTGCCGCGGACGGACGCACCTCAGCGGTACGCGCCGCGTCGGGACTTGACATCGCCAACGAGAGTTCGCCGATGGATGTGCTGTGGTTCCGGCTGAACCGGCGACCGGGCGATCCCGATGAGACCTTCGCGGTACTACGTCGAGGCCTGTTGTTGGCCATGATCCATCGCGGTGACTACTGGCAGGTCGCCCATCTCATGCCCAAGGGGGCGGGACCGCAGAACGGCTCTATCGACGCATTCAAGGAGCGCTTGATCACCGCACGCCCGCAGCTGCGTGAGCACGTGAACGATCTTCACTCCTGGGAGGACACCAGCCATCTGGATGTCCGGGTTGATCGACTCAAGACCTGGTGGCGTCCGGGTCTGCTGTGCATAGGCGATGCCGCGCATGCCATGTCGCCTGCCGGCGGTGTCGGCATCAACCTGGCGGTCGCCGACGCCGTGGCTGCCGCGAACATCCTTGTGGGGCCGCTACGCCGGGGGCGCGTCACCGATGGGGACCTCGCCACGGTGCAGCGGCGACGTGAGCTCCCGACCAAAGTGGTGCAAGCGTTCCAGGTGTTCGTCCAGGACAACGTGATCGAACCGGTTCTCACCGGCGACCTGTCACCGATCAAACTGCCGTTCTTCGTCGGACGGGGCCCGCTCAAGTTCATACCTCCGATCGCGGTCGGCAGGGGTTTGCGTCCGGAACGCGTGCACACCCCAGACGTGCACTAG